A genomic segment from Malus domestica chromosome 05, GDT2T_hap1 encodes:
- the LOC103427850 gene encoding wings apart-like protein 1, with amino-acid sequence MIVRTYGRRKGGDITRTYSDTELNDAVHDDDDVSSDPFGFSLSQPQESSGDPFNFSSQEDSSSGWAHFDSDPYVTKDSSLKRFPLDGVVSGRSKKAKTRKEAVGKNSYRPPPTPSILATSTLMEAQEFGEMMEHVDEVNFALDGLRRGQPVRIRRASLLSLLSICGTAQQRRLLRTQGMAKTIIEAILGLSFDDSPSNLAAATIFYVLTSDGQDDHLLESPNCINFLIRFCKPIVSNTTEDKVPKVGRKLLALRIGADISQCTAKRLDSSSAAIFSKVQEILVGCKELKPSCADEGEMENPELCPKWIALLTMEKACLSTISLEETTGAVRKSGGNFKEKLRELGGLDAVFEVTMGCHSNMEGWLKDSSHTIWENENDMVRSLVLLLKCLKIMENATFLSKENQSHLLGMKRKLDPMANPLSFTELVISAINILSGLCLHKSSSSASNDRKSYCLSNGSEHFSEKSSNRCQSSQLMSTRRSVYTISSSETTSTSMTDTYSLNTRLNSSRNGSSNGASRHVSGGTSNFSNLSLKNAGLSQRSYNFEDSKIDLSEESQDPFAFIDGSRMDADLSQRSYIFEDTKIDLSRERQDPFAFDEDDYKPSKWDMLSGKTNMSLSQQNAAAYREIDDICQLQHIMSQEASSNGENHQTQETSCSGAVSREGSSLVADCLLTAVKVLMNLANDNPVGCQQIAAYGGLETLSSLIANHFPCFNSSSSPFSERSENISSIELDHPNNRHLTDQELDFLVAILGLLVNLVEKDGQNRSRLAAASVQVASSEGFGEESRKDLILLICSIFLANQGAGEGGGEEMVLPTDEAAVLQGEQEAEKMIIEAYSALLLAFLSTESKSIRDAISDCLPDRNLAILVPVLDRFVAFHLTLNMISPETHKAVSEVIESCRIR; translated from the exons ATGATCGTGAGAACGTACGGCCGTCGCAAGGGAGGGGACATTACCAGAACGTATTCCGACACAGAGCTAAACGACGCCGTTcacgacgacgacgacgtcaGTAGCGACCCCTTCGGATTTTCCCTATCGCAGCCTCAAGAAAGCAGCGGTGACCCTTTCAATTTCTCGTCTCAGGAGGACTCGTCTTCCGGGTGGGCCCACTTCGATTCGGACCCTTACGTCACCAAGGACTCCTCCTTGAAGCGCTTTCCCCTGGACGGCGTCGTCTCGGGGAGGTCCAAGAAAGCTAAGACTCGGAAGGAGGCGGTGGGGAAGAACTCCTACAGGCCGCCGCCGACGCCGTCTATTCTTGCGACGTCGACCTTGATGGAGGCGCAGGAGTTTGGGGAGATGATGGAGCACGTGGACGAGGTCAATTTCGCGCTGGATGGACTCCGGAGGGGTCAGCCGGTTCGGATCAGAAGGGCTAGCTTGCTGTCGTTGCTGTCTATTTGCGGCACGGCGCAGCAGAGACGGCTTCTCAGGACTCAGGG GATGGCAAAAACTATAATCGAGGCTATATTGGGTCTCAGCTTTGATGATTCACCCAGCAATCTGGCTGCTGCAACTATTTTCTATGTTTTGACAAGTGAT GGTCAGGATGATCATCTCCTGGAATCACCGAACTGTATTAATTTTTTGATTAGGTTTTGCAAACCAATTGTCTCAAACACCACAGAAGATAAAGTACCAAAAGTTGGACGTAAGCTTCTAGCATTGCGGATTGGTGCTGACATCTCGCAGTGTACGGCAAAAAGATTGGACTCCAGCTCTGCCGCTATTTTTTCCAAAGTTCAAGAAATTCTTGTAGGTTGCAAGGAATTGAAACCGAGTTGTGCggatgaaggagaaatggaaAATCCGGAGTTATGCCCAAAATGGATAGCTTTGCTGACTATGGAGAAAGCTTGCTTATCTACCATCTCTCTTGAAG AAACCACTGGTGCAGTAAGGAAGTCGGGGGGCAACTTTAAGGAAAAATTACGAGAGCTTGGAGGTCTTGATGCTGTATTTGAGGTGACCATGGGTTGCCATTCCAATATGGAG GGTTGGCTAAAAGATAGCTCGCATACTATTTGGGAAAATGAAAACGACATGGTGCGGAGCCTGGTTCTGCTTTTGAAATGTTTGAAGATCATGGAAAATGCCACATTCCTAAGTAAAGAGAATCAG AGCCATTTGCTAGGAATGAAAAGGAAGTTGGATCCCATGGCAAATCCTTTGTCTTTTACAGAACTAGTTATAAGTGCCATCAATATTCTGTCAG GTCTTTGTCTACATAAAAGTTCCTCTTCTGCCTCCAATGACAGAAAGTCTTATTGTCTATCTAATGGGAGTGAACATTTTTCTGAGAAGAGCTCCAATAGATGTCAGAGCAGTCAGTTAATGTCAACACGTCGCTCAGTATATACTATATCCAGTTCGGAAACTACCAGCACCTCCATGACTGATACTTATTCATTGAACACAAGACTCAATTCTTCTAGAAATGGTTCTTCCAATGGTGCATCAAGACATGTCAGCGGTGGAACCAGTAATTTTAGCAATCTTTCCCTGAAGAATGCTGGTCTCAGTCAGCGATCCTATAACTTTGAAGACTCCAAAATTGATCTTTCAGAGGAGAGTCAAGATCCTTTTGCATTTATTGATGGTTCCAGGATGGATGCTGATCTCAGTCAGAGATCCTATATTTTTGAAGACACCAAAATTGATCTTTCACGGGAGCGTCAAGATCCTTTTGCATTTGATGAAGATGATTATAAACCTTCTAAGTGGGACATGTTATCTGGCAAGACAAATATGTCTCTATCACAACAGAATGCGGCAGCATACAGAGAAATTGATGACATTTGTCAGTTGCAGCATATTATGAGCCAAGAAGCATCAAGTAATGGAGAAAACCATCAGACACAAGAGACATCCTGTTCAGGTGCTGTTAGCCGAGAAGGTTCCAGTCTTGTAGCTGACTGCCTTCTTACTGCTGTCAAG GTTCTGATGAACTTAGCAAATGATAATCCTGTTGGGTGTCAGCAAATTGCTGCATATGGAGGACTGGAAACCTTGTCTTCTTTGATTGCCAACCACTTTCCTTGTTTCAACTCATCATCATCTCCCTTCAGCGAGAGAAGTGAGAATATTTCCAGCATTGAACTTGACCATCCGAATAATAGACATCTTACTGATCAAGAGCTGGACTTTCTTGTAGCTATTTTGGGTCTGCTTGTGAACTTGGTGGAGAAAGATGGCCAAAACAG ATCACGGCTTGCAGCAGCTAGCGTTCAAGTAGCTAGTTCGGAAGGGTTTGGAGAGGAGAGTCGCAAGGATCTAATTCTGCTAATTTGCTCTATCTTTCTTGCGAACCAAGGTGCAGGCGAGGGAGGTGGAGAAGAAATGGTTTTGCCA ACGGATGAGGCAGCTGTCTTACAAGGAGAACAGGAAGCGGAGAAAATGATAATAGAAGCTTATTCTGCCCTGCTTCTAGCATTTCTTTCAACCGAAAG TAAGAGCATACGCGATGCAATTTCTGACTGTCTTCCAGACCGCAACCTGGCTATTCTAGTACCTGTGTTGGACAGATTCGTG GCCTTTCATTTGACGCTTAACATGATATCGCCGGAGACTCATAAAGCTGTGAGTGAAGTAATCGAATCATGTAGGATACGGTGA
- the LOC103434773 gene encoding RNA polymerase II C-terminal domain phosphatase-like 1, whose product MYKFVYKGEDLLGEVEIYPTVNENNKNVQDVLKEIRISYFSQPSERCPPVAVLHTINSSNGVCFKMMESKTSPLSSPDTPLFLLHSSMTQENKTAVMPLGGEELHLVAMQSRNGGKQFPCFWGFYVASGLYNSCLVMLNLRCLGIVFDLDETLIVANTMRSFEDRIEALQRKISTEVDPLRISGMLAEIKRYQDDKFILKQYAENDQVVDNGRVVKTQSEVVPALSDNHQPIIRPLIRLHEKNIILTRINPQIRDTSVLVRLRPAWEDLRSYLTARGRKRFEVYVCTMAERDYALEMWRLLDPDSNLINSNKLLDRIVCVKSGSRKSLFNVFQESLCHPKMALVIDDRLKVWDERDQPRVHVVPAFAPYYAPQAEANNTVPVLCVARNVACNVRGGFFKEFDDSLLQKIPEFFYEDDIKDVPSPDVSNHLVSEDDPSALNGNRDPLTFDGMADAEVERRLKEATSAALTASSVVTNIDPRLASLQYSMAPSSSTTSLPSSQQSPMTFPNIQFPQGASVVKPLGHLGAAEPSLHSSPAREEGEVPESELDPDTRRRLLILQHGQDTREPPPSEPPFAVRPPVQASVPRVQPRPGWFPVEEEMSPRQLSRTVPKELPLDPDPMQIEKHRPHHSSFFSKVDNSIPSDRILQENQRFPKEAFHRDDRLRFNHASAGYHSVSGEEIPLSRSPSMNRDVDFESGRAISNAETPAGALQEIAMKCGAKVEFRPALVASTELQFYVEAWFAGEKIGEGTGKTRREAHFQAAEGSLKNLANIYLSRVKPDSVPVHGEMSKFSNANNNGFVGNANSFGIQSFPKEESLSSSTSSEPSRPLDPRLEGFQKSMNSVSALKELCMIEGLGGVVFQPRPPPSANSVEKDEVHVQVEIDGEVLGKGIGLTWDEAKMQAAEKALGSLRSTLFAQKRQGSPRSFQGMPNKRMKQEFPQVLQRMPSSARYPKNAPPVP is encoded by the exons ATGTATAAGTTCGTGTATAAAGGCGAAGATTTACTTGGGGAAGTAGAGATATATCCAACAGTGAACGAGAACAACAAGAATGTTCAGGATGTGTTGAAGGAAATCAGAATAAGCTATTTTTCTCAACCAAGTGAAAGATGTCCACCAGTGGCAGTGCTTCATACCATAAACTCCTCCAATGGAGTTTGCTTCAAAATGATGGAGTCAAAGACGTCGCCGTTGTCGTCTCCGGACACGCCGCTCTTTCTTTTGCACTCCTCCATGACTCAGGAGAACAAG ACTGCAGTAATGCCCCTAGGAGGGGAGGAGCTTCATTTGGTTGCCATGCAATCCAGGAATGGTGGTAAACAGTTCCCATGTTTCTGGGGATTCTATGTTGCATCAGGACTATACAATTCTTGCCTTGTCATGCTGAATCTTAGATGTCTGGGCATTGTATTTGATCTTGATGAAACACTCATTGTTGCAAATACAATGCGCTCTTTTGAGGATCGAATTGAGGCCCTACAGAGGAAGATAAGCACTGAGGTGGACCCACTACGTATTTCTGGTATGCTTGCAGAGATCAAGCGGTATCAAGATGACAAGTTTATATTGAAGCAATATGCTGAAAATGATCAAGTTGTTGATAATGGGAGAGTTGTCAAAACTCAATCGGAGGTTGTTCCAGCCTTGTCTGACAATCATCAACCTATTATTCGGCCTCTTATACGATTACATGAGAAAAATATTATACTGACTCGCATTAATCCGCAG ATTCGTGATACAAGTGTTCTTGTGAGGTTGAGACCTGCATGGGAAGATCTTCGGAGCTACCTGACTGCAAGAGGGCGCAAGCGGTTTGAGGTTTATGTTTGCACAATGGCTGAAAGGGATTATGCATTGGAAATGTGGAGGCTTCTTGATCCTGATTCAAACTTGATAAACTCAAATAAATTACTTGATCGTATTGTCTGTGTGAAGTCTG GTTCAAGAAAGTCGTTGTTCAATGTCTTCCAAGAAAGCTTATGCCATCCTAAGATGGCATTGGTAATTGATGATCGCTTGAAAGTGTGGGATGAGAGAGATCAACCTCGGGTGCATGTTGTTCCTGCTTTTGCTCCGTATTATGCTCCTCAAGCTGAA GCAAATAACACAGTCCCTGTCCTGTGTGTTGCAAGAAATGTTGCTTGCAATGTCAGAGGTGGATTTTTTAA AGAATTTGATGACAGTCTTCTACAAAAGATTCCTGAATTTTTTTATGAAGATGATATTAAAGATGTCCCTTCACCTGATGTGAGCAATCATCTAGTTTCAGAG GATGATCCTTCTGCTTTAAATGGAAACAGAGACCCGCTCACTTTTGATGGCATGGCAGATGCTGAGGTTGAAAGAAGACTGAAG GAAGCAACCTCAGCTGCTTTAACGGCTTCTTCGGTAGTCACTAACATAGATCCAAGGCTTGCTTCTCTTCAGTACTCTATGGCTCCTTCCTCTAGCACAACTTCACTGCCGTCAAGTCAGCAATCACCAATGACTTTTCCTAATATACAGTTCCCTCAGGGAGCTTCAGTGGTTAAACCGTTGGGTCATCTTGGCGCTGCAGAACCAAGCTTGCATAGTTCTCCGGCTAGAGAGGAGGGAGAGGTACCTGAATCAGAGTTAGACCCTGATACAAGGCGGAGGCTACTGATTTTGCAGCATGGCCAAGATACAAGAGAACCACCACCGAGTGAGCCCCCATTTGCTGTCAGACCTCCAGTACAAGCCTCTGTTCCACGGGTGCAACCGCGTCCAGGCTGGTTTCCAGTGGAGGAAGAAATGAGCCCTCGGCAACTGAGCCGGACGGTACCCAAAGAACTTCCATTGGATCCAGATCCAATGCAGATTGAGAAGCATCGACCTCATCATTCATCTTTTTTCTCAAAGGTTGATAATTCTATTCCATCTGATAGGATTcttcaagaaaatcaaagaTTTCCGAAAGAG GCATTTCATAGAGATGATCGGCTGAGATTCAACCATGCATCGGCTGGCTATCATTCAGTGTCAG GTGAGGAGATTCCCTTGAGTCGATCCCCTTCCATGAATAGAGATGTGGACTTTGAGTCTGGACGAGCTATATCAAATGCAGAAACTCCTGCTGGAGCCTTACAGGAAATCGCAATGAAGTGTGGAGCCAAG GTGGAGTTTAGGCCAGCTTTGGTTGCTAGCACGGAACTCCAGTTTTATGTTGAG GCTTGGTTTGCaggagagaaaattggtgaagGAACTGGTAAAACAAGAAGGGAAGCTCATTTCCAGGCTGCCGAGGGTTCTCTAAAAAACTTAGCCA ATATATACCTTTCCCGCGTCAAGCCTGATTCTGTGCCTGTTCATGGGGAAATGAGCAAGTTTTCTAATGCTAACAACAATGGTTTTGTGGGTAATGCGAATTCTTTTGGGATCCAGTCATTTCCCAAAGAGGAGTCCCTGTCATCTTCAACTTCATCGGAGCCTTCTAGGCCACTAGACCCTAGGCTTGAAGGCTTCCAAAAATCTATGAATTCAGTCTCTGCCCTCAAAGAACTT TGTATGATAGAGGGCCTTGGTGGTGTAGTTTTTCAACCGCGACCTCCACCTTCAGCTAATTCAGTTGAGAAGGATGAAGTGCACGTACAG GTTGAAATAGATGGAGAGGTCTTGGGAAAGGGGATTGGGTTGACGTGGGATGAGGCTAAGATGCAG GCCGCTGAAAAGGCGCTCGGAAGTCTAAGATCAACTTTATTTGCTCAGAAACGTCAGGGTTCTCCAAG GTCTTTCCAAGGGATGCCAAATAAACGAATGAAGCAGGAGTTTCCACAAGTTCTTCAACGGATGCCCTCTTCTGCTAGATATCCGAAAAATGCTCCACCAGTTCCCTGA